From a region of the Terriglobia bacterium genome:
- a CDS encoding MFS transporter gives MASEHSAVAEEPVTTPAAVAASGHFRWAICALLFFAATVNYVDRQVIGLLKPTLQAQMHWSEIDYSNIIFMFQLAYAAGLLVVGRVMDWLGTRKGFSLAVFLWSLAAMAHALASSVFGFGAARFALGIGESGSFPASIKTVAEWFPKKERALATGIFNSGTNVGAIVTPLVIPWLTYRYGWQGAFIATGALGFVWLILWIAFYHHPDEHRGVTAAELAYIRSDPAEKTTPIRWKRLVSHRQMWAFAIGKFLTDPIWWLYLFWVPDFLNRNFKVNLLGMIVPLLVIYNAATIGSIFGGWLSGALIKRGWTLNAGRKTAMLVCALAVVPIVFASRTPNLYVAVALVSLAAAAHQGWSANIFTIASDMFPRRAIGSVVGFGGMAGAVGGMLIAKIVGYVLQWTGSYLPVFIIAGSAYLVALLVIQLLAPRLAPASMEAE, from the coding sequence ATGGCGAGTGAACATTCAGCGGTCGCGGAGGAGCCGGTGACGACACCGGCGGCTGTGGCGGCCTCCGGCCATTTCCGGTGGGCCATCTGCGCTTTATTGTTTTTTGCCGCCACCGTCAATTATGTTGACCGCCAGGTCATCGGCCTGTTGAAGCCCACCTTGCAGGCCCAGATGCATTGGAGCGAAATCGATTACAGCAACATCATCTTCATGTTTCAGCTGGCCTACGCGGCGGGTCTCCTGGTAGTGGGTCGCGTCATGGACTGGCTGGGCACGCGCAAGGGCTTTTCACTGGCGGTCTTCCTGTGGAGCCTTGCCGCGATGGCCCACGCCCTGGCGAGTTCGGTGTTCGGTTTTGGCGCCGCGCGCTTCGCACTGGGGATCGGTGAGTCGGGAAGCTTCCCGGCCTCCATCAAGACCGTCGCCGAGTGGTTTCCGAAAAAAGAACGGGCGCTGGCAACCGGCATTTTCAACTCCGGCACCAATGTCGGCGCCATCGTGACCCCGCTCGTCATCCCCTGGCTCACCTACAGGTATGGATGGCAGGGGGCATTTATTGCCACCGGGGCGCTCGGCTTCGTGTGGCTCATTCTCTGGATCGCCTTCTACCACCATCCCGATGAACACCGGGGCGTGACGGCGGCTGAGTTGGCCTATATCCGTAGCGATCCCGCCGAAAAGACAACTCCCATCCGATGGAAGCGGCTCGTTTCTCACCGCCAGATGTGGGCGTTTGCCATCGGCAAGTTTCTGACGGACCCGATCTGGTGGCTTTACCTTTTCTGGGTCCCGGATTTTCTTAATAGAAACTTTAAGGTCAACTTGCTGGGGATGATCGTGCCGCTTCTGGTAATCTATAACGCCGCGACCATCGGCAGTATCTTTGGCGGCTGGCTCTCGGGGGCATTGATCAAGCGAGGTTGGACTCTCAATGCGGGTCGAAAAACGGCCATGCTGGTGTGTGCGCTTGCGGTGGTGCCCATCGTGTTCGCTTCTCGGACTCCCAACCTGTATGTAGCCGTCGCGCTCGTCAGCCTCGCGGCGGCGGCTCATCAGGGATGGTCCGCAAATATCTTCACGATCGCCTCCGACATGTTCCCGCGTCGCGCCATCGGCTCGGTGGTGGGCTTTGGAGGCATGGCCGGGGCGGTGGGCGGCATGTTGATCGCAAAAATCGTCGGCTACGTGCTCCAATGGACCGGGTCTTATCTCCCCGTCTTCATCATCGCGGGATCGGCCTATCTGGTGGCTCTCCTGGTCATCCAACTCCTGGCCCCGCGACTGGCGCCGGCTTCAATGGAGGCCGAGTAG
- a CDS encoding sugar kinase, translating to MLKLKSKSDCRWDLVSLGEVMLRLDPGDGRVHTTRSFRVWEGGGEYNVARGLKRCFGLDTALVSAFADNPVGHLIEDFIFQGGVDQSHVRWVPYDGVGRSVRNGLNFTERGFGVRAAVGCPDRGHTAISQAKPGDYDWDQIFGREGARWFHTGGIFAALSETTPLVAREAMQAAKRHGVIVSYDLNYRESLWKAIGGKKHAQEVNRELASYVDVMLGNEEDFTAALGFEVEGVDANLSKLDPENFRRMIERVVAKYPDLKVVATTLRNARTASVNDWGAVCYCDGKLHRATSRENLEIYDRVGGGDSFASGLIYGFLAGRDPQWAVECGAAHGALAMTTPGDTTMVTLAEVEKVMKGISARVAR from the coding sequence ATGTTGAAACTCAAATCGAAATCAGATTGCCGGTGGGATCTGGTCAGTCTGGGAGAGGTTATGCTCCGGCTGGATCCCGGGGACGGCCGCGTTCACACCACCCGAAGTTTTCGCGTGTGGGAAGGCGGCGGTGAATATAATGTGGCCCGCGGGCTGAAGCGCTGCTTCGGCCTCGATACAGCGCTCGTTTCGGCGTTCGCCGACAACCCGGTAGGACACCTGATCGAGGACTTCATTTTCCAGGGCGGCGTCGACCAGTCCCACGTTAGGTGGGTACCCTATGATGGCGTCGGACGATCGGTGCGAAACGGGCTTAACTTCACCGAGCGAGGATTCGGCGTCCGCGCTGCCGTGGGCTGTCCGGACCGGGGCCACACCGCGATTTCGCAAGCCAAGCCCGGCGATTACGACTGGGACCAGATCTTCGGTCGTGAAGGGGCCCGATGGTTCCACACCGGCGGCATCTTTGCCGCCTTGTCGGAAACCACACCGCTTGTCGCCCGCGAAGCCATGCAGGCGGCAAAGCGCCACGGCGTCATCGTGTCCTACGACCTGAACTATCGCGAGTCGCTCTGGAAGGCGATCGGTGGAAAGAAGCACGCGCAGGAGGTCAACCGCGAGCTCGCTTCTTATGTCGATGTGATGCTCGGGAATGAGGAAGACTTCACCGCGGCTTTGGGCTTTGAAGTGGAGGGCGTGGATGCCAACCTGTCAAAGCTGGACCCGGAAAACTTTCGGCGTATGATCGAACGGGTGGTCGCGAAATACCCGGACCTGAAGGTCGTGGCCACCACGCTGCGCAACGCCCGCACGGCATCGGTCAACGACTGGGGAGCCGTCTGCTATTGCGATGGAAAGCTGCATCGCGCCACCAGCCGGGAAAATCTTGAGATTTACGACCGGGTTGGAGGGGGCGATTCGTTTGCCTCAGGCCTGATATATGGATTTCTCGCGGGCCGTGACCCGCAGTGGGCCGTCGAGTGTGGAGCGGCACACGGCGCGCTCGCCATGACCACGCCGGGCGACACCACGATGGTAACGCTGGCGGAAGTCGAAAAGGTCATGAAAGGGATCAGCGCTCGCGTTGCCCGCTGA
- a CDS encoding 4-phosphoerythronate dehydrogenase, with product MRILADKNIPFVTEAFRDLGEVTALETPLITNQRVRGADILIVRSEIPVNEKLLHGTPVRFVGSATAGTDHIDTDYLRASKITFANAAGCNANSVKEYVVAALLAYASRNSLSLRGKTLGVVGVGNVGSKVVKAAEALRMTVLQNDPPLARITGDSRFVPMDAILDADFITLHVPLTRDGPDPTYHLFDEAQFGRMKQGAVLLNTSRGPVVSTTALKSAFRAGRLSAALLDVWENEPGLDIEALLLAAIGTAHVAGYSMDGKMAAVRMVREAVCRHLGVSSAWDPALYLRSPEPSHIELNTAQLADETALHRIVRRAYNVEEDDVRLRVILSLPPQAQATHFTRLRTGYPYRREFSSFTVDLPPEYSRLESTLSSLSFPCSTARSGRQRFPAQAGGVKVAPPAMSGKT from the coding sequence ATGAGAATTTTAGCCGACAAGAACATCCCCTTTGTAACCGAGGCATTCCGCGACCTCGGCGAAGTCACCGCACTGGAGACGCCCCTCATCACGAACCAGCGAGTTCGCGGGGCGGACATCCTGATTGTCCGCAGTGAAATCCCTGTGAACGAAAAGCTGCTTCACGGAACTCCGGTTCGGTTCGTGGGCTCGGCCACCGCCGGGACCGACCATATTGACACCGACTATCTCCGTGCCAGCAAGATCACGTTTGCCAACGCCGCGGGCTGCAACGCCAACTCGGTCAAGGAATATGTGGTTGCCGCGCTGCTCGCTTATGCGTCAAGGAATAGTCTGTCGCTTCGGGGCAAAACCTTGGGCGTAGTCGGCGTGGGCAACGTCGGAAGCAAGGTGGTCAAGGCGGCCGAGGCCCTGCGGATGACTGTGCTTCAGAACGATCCCCCGCTGGCTCGAATCACCGGCGATTCGCGGTTCGTTCCCATGGACGCCATTCTGGACGCCGATTTCATTACCTTGCATGTACCTTTGACCCGTGACGGCCCCGATCCCACCTATCATTTGTTCGACGAAGCGCAGTTCGGTCGAATGAAGCAGGGTGCGGTGCTGCTCAACACCTCCCGCGGCCCCGTGGTGTCCACCACGGCCCTGAAAAGTGCCTTCCGGGCGGGCCGTTTGTCGGCGGCGCTACTCGACGTCTGGGAAAATGAGCCTGGCCTTGATATCGAGGCCCTTCTCCTGGCTGCGATCGGAACGGCCCATGTGGCCGGCTATTCCATGGATGGGAAAATGGCGGCGGTTCGTATGGTGCGGGAGGCCGTGTGCCGGCACCTCGGAGTCTCATCTGCCTGGGACCCGGCGCTGTATCTCCGCTCGCCTGAACCGTCGCACATCGAACTGAACACCGCCCAGCTTGCCGATGAAACCGCTCTCCATCGAATCGTGCGGCGTGCCTATAACGTTGAGGAGGACGACGTGCGCCTGCGTGTCATCCTGTCGCTTCCCCCGCAAGCACAGGCGACGCACTTCACTCGTCTGCGGACCGGATATCCCTACCGCCGCGAGTTCTCCAGCTTCACGGTCGATTTGCCTCCGGAATATTCGAGGCTGGAATCGACCCTGTCGAGCCTCAGTTTCCCCTGCAGCACGGCGAGAAGCGGGCGTCAGCGGTTTCCAGCTCAAGCCGGGGGAGTCAAAGTGGCTCCACCCGCCATGTCGGGAAAGACATAA
- the uxaC gene encoding glucuronate isomerase — MAFIHEDFLLHSESARRLYHKYAAEEPIFDYHCHLPAMDIAENRVFKDLFEIWLEGDHYKWRAMRANGVPESYCTGKEPPFEKFMAWARTVPQTLRNPLYHWTHLELKRYFGIDEMLDEHSAPRIWERANALLATGPLHAQGILKKFHVKALCTTDDPTDDLEPHKKMAASSLETRVFPAFRPDKAFNIRQPGEFNAWVDRLESVSNVHIARFSDFLSALRQRHDYFHQMGSRLSDHGLSTCYADFPSEHTATELFTKARNGQAASPLEQSQFASFMMVYFGHLDAEKGWTKQLHLGARRNCNTRRMNELGPDTGFDSIGDWPQAESLGAYLDRLNQENALPKTIVYNNNPADNYVFATMIGNFQDGSIAGKIQFGSGWWFLDQKEGIEWQINALSNVGLLSRFVGMITDSRSFMSYPRHEYFRRVLCNLLGADMEKGELPDDEAMIGQMVQSICYGNAQQFLGLPMEERSTTHPVFAVRAQ; from the coding sequence ATGGCTTTCATCCACGAAGACTTTCTACTGCACAGCGAGAGTGCCCGGCGTTTGTACCACAAGTACGCGGCCGAGGAACCGATCTTTGATTACCACTGCCATCTCCCCGCCATGGACATTGCGGAGAATCGGGTGTTCAAGGATCTGTTCGAGATCTGGTTGGAAGGCGACCACTACAAGTGGCGGGCCATGCGTGCTAACGGCGTGCCGGAAAGCTATTGTACCGGCAAGGAGCCGCCCTTCGAGAAATTCATGGCCTGGGCCCGCACCGTACCCCAGACGCTCCGCAATCCGCTCTATCACTGGACGCACCTGGAGTTGAAACGATATTTTGGAATCGATGAAATGCTGGACGAGCACAGCGCTCCCCGCATCTGGGAACGCGCCAACGCCCTTCTGGCTACCGGCCCCCTGCATGCTCAGGGAATTCTTAAGAAGTTCCACGTAAAAGCGCTGTGCACAACGGACGATCCAACCGACGATCTCGAGCCTCATAAGAAGATGGCCGCGTCATCCCTCGAAACACGGGTCTTCCCCGCGTTCCGTCCCGATAAGGCATTCAACATCCGCCAGCCGGGGGAGTTCAACGCATGGGTCGACCGGCTGGAGAGTGTCAGCAATGTGCATATCGCGCGTTTCAGCGATTTTCTGTCGGCATTGCGCCAGCGACATGACTACTTCCATCAAATGGGCAGCCGGCTCTCGGACCATGGCCTGTCCACCTGTTACGCCGATTTCCCCTCCGAGCACACCGCGACGGAACTGTTCACCAAGGCCCGAAACGGCCAGGCGGCCTCACCGCTGGAACAGTCGCAATTCGCCTCCTTCATGATGGTGTATTTCGGGCACCTCGATGCCGAGAAAGGCTGGACCAAGCAACTGCACCTGGGCGCGCGCCGCAACTGCAATACCCGCCGCATGAACGAACTTGGCCCTGACACCGGATTTGATTCCATCGGGGACTGGCCGCAGGCCGAGTCCCTGGGCGCCTATCTCGATCGTCTGAACCAGGAGAATGCCCTGCCAAAAACCATCGTTTACAACAACAACCCCGCCGATAACTACGTGTTTGCCACGATGATCGGCAATTTTCAGGATGGATCAATCGCCGGCAAGATCCAGTTCGGGAGTGGCTGGTGGTTTCTCGACCAGAAGGAAGGCATCGAGTGGCAGATTAATGCCCTGTCGAATGTCGGGCTGCTCTCCCGCTTTGTTGGAATGATTACCGACTCCCGCTCCTTCATGTCCTATCCCCGGCACGAGTACTTTCGCCGTGTCCTGTGCAACCTGCTGGGCGCCGACATGGAGAAGGGTGAGTTGCCGGATGACGAAGCGATGATCGGACAGATGGTGCAGAGCATCTGCTATGGCAATGCACAGCAGTTTTTGGGTCTCCCGATGGAGGAGCGGTCCACGACCCATCCGGTATTTGCAGTCCGGGCGCAGTGA